A portion of the Cellulophaga algicola DSM 14237 genome contains these proteins:
- a CDS encoding DoxX family protein: MKNLKTYYVISLVIFSLAMLGAVLNSIVNYDAIVLKIIKLGYPTSVLQILGAAQVIGISILIFNKTNWIREWAYAGFFMNLFFGIVAHLLAKDGNGATAVVCLIILLINYVVYKKMKGIKKQVRKQKQYEPILKKVV, from the coding sequence ATGAAAAATCTAAAAACCTACTATGTTATTTCTTTGGTAATTTTCTCCTTAGCTATGCTAGGAGCTGTCCTTAATAGCATTGTTAATTACGATGCCATTGTTCTGAAAATTATAAAACTAGGGTACCCTACTTCTGTTTTACAAATACTAGGTGCTGCTCAAGTTATTGGTATCAGTATTTTAATTTTTAACAAAACCAATTGGATTCGGGAATGGGCCTATGCAGGCTTCTTTATGAACCTCTTTTTTGGAATTGTTGCACATCTACTGGCTAAAGATGGTAACGGAGCTACCGCCGTTGTTTGCTTAATAATATTACTGATTAATTATGTAGTTTATAAAAAAATGAAGGGAATAAAAAAGCAAGTAAGAAAACAGAAACAATATGAGCCTATTTTAAAAAAGGTAGTGTAA
- a CDS encoding LemA family protein — translation MSPLISYSIIALLIVGIISVIISSYNKLIMLKNNVDKAFFNIDVLLKQRADEIPNLIKVVKESMHYEEATLTKLTELRTSYFSSNKQEEKIGLSNQMDALVNSIFVISENYPDLKANKNFTMLQQRVSGIEDAIADRREFYNESITMFNIGIAEFPPVILAKLLGYKEKALLQITALEKKYDGIQF, via the coding sequence ATGAGTCCATTAATTTCGTATTCCATTATTGCTTTATTAATCGTAGGTATAATTAGTGTAATTATTTCTTCTTATAACAAATTAATTATGCTAAAAAACAATGTAGATAAGGCATTTTTTAATATTGATGTGCTTTTAAAACAGCGTGCAGATGAGATTCCAAATCTGATTAAAGTTGTTAAAGAAAGCATGCATTATGAAGAAGCTACGCTTACAAAACTTACAGAACTTAGAACTTCTTATTTTAGCTCCAACAAGCAAGAAGAAAAGATAGGGTTATCAAATCAAATGGATGCATTGGTAAATTCCATTTTTGTGATCTCAGAGAATTATCCTGACTTAAAGGCAAATAAAAATTTTACCATGCTACAGCAAAGGGTTTCTGGAATAGAAGATGCTATTGCCGATCGCAGAGAATTTTATAATGAAAGCATTACTATGTTTAATATTGGAATTGCAGAATTCCCTCCCGTTATTTTAGCAAAATTATTAGGGTATAAAGAAAAGGCCTTATTACAGATCACCGCTTTAGAAAAAAAATATGACGGAATTCAGTTTTAA
- the rpiA gene encoding ribose-5-phosphate isomerase RpiA, translating into MNSISEKELAAIEAVKFIKNNMTIGLGTGSTAAYMITHLGERIKKEGLIIYGVPTSEATEKFALKNGIKILSLEEVKKIDITIDGADEFDTYLQLIKGGGGALLREKIIASNSEFNIIIADSGKQVSRLGAFRLPIETVPFATKKIADQLHQKGLDPILRKKGETVFSTDEKNYILDVNILPFYNLESLNQELIAIPGIVETGLFLTTTDLVLMGKGSKVIHFKKNKPNKKNRKTLINSALIIC; encoded by the coding sequence ATGAATAGTATTTCTGAAAAAGAATTAGCAGCTATTGAAGCTGTAAAATTTATTAAAAATAATATGACCATAGGTTTAGGAACAGGGTCTACAGCTGCCTATATGATTACGCATTTAGGAGAACGAATAAAAAAAGAAGGCCTGATTATTTACGGAGTTCCTACTTCAGAAGCTACTGAAAAATTTGCGCTAAAAAATGGTATTAAAATCCTATCGTTAGAAGAAGTAAAAAAAATAGACATTACTATTGATGGTGCAGATGAGTTTGATACTTACCTTCAATTAATTAAAGGCGGAGGTGGCGCATTATTAAGAGAAAAAATAATTGCATCAAACTCTGAATTCAACATCATAATTGCCGACTCTGGTAAACAAGTATCTCGCTTAGGAGCATTTAGACTTCCGATTGAAACCGTCCCTTTCGCAACTAAAAAAATAGCAGATCAATTACATCAAAAAGGCTTAGACCCTATACTAAGAAAAAAAGGAGAAACAGTATTTTCGACAGACGAAAAGAATTACATTTTAGATGTAAATATTTTACCTTTCTATAATTTAGAATCTCTAAACCAAGAATTAATCGCTATTCCTGGAATTGTAGAAACCGGCTTATTTTTAACTACAACTGACTTAGTACTAATGGGAAAGGGGTCCAAAGTAATTCATTTTAAAAAAAATAAACCAAATAAAAAAAATCGTAAAACACTGATTAATAGCGCTCTAATTATTTGTTAA
- a CDS encoding tripartite tricarboxylate transporter TctB family protein, with the protein MNETLELLTKNEVTTAGIIFLMIFSCFVALFHTVIFSGLFKAKFNGWLFFVINPLLVLLSSLIYRPITYVMFALLFISVFILAFIGMIYSGISGVKKARVEQDKINKKYDIEATPIWKKLLGYLAVLVVIIALYYVGFYAIFFLLFAIPFLKFILPNTKSRFLKYQSTLPTSKIRSVAMGLAEIEGKLRTIEHLESPIGSIPCIGYRYKIENISTDKDGDKSYSSIFDEIKCNTFYVLDETGIIKVIPDKIEFVYVSEYDSYIGSGKRYTQYLLQENDSVLLIGKASIQSDNEPIFEYENIKKVFAIAPSENVKHYNTFKPLLNSLTLFCSFFGFLVAVVLVTPIDITKHKISISEPQFFDSNQTESIYEIEYDSATETDGSYEENEDFNPQRANNPYNSPYQDSEPTN; encoded by the coding sequence ATGAATGAAACTTTAGAATTATTAACAAAAAATGAGGTAACAACAGCGGGAATTATTTTTTTGATGATTTTTAGTTGCTTCGTGGCCCTATTTCATACCGTTATTTTTTCAGGGCTTTTTAAAGCCAAATTTAATGGATGGTTATTTTTTGTTATCAACCCACTACTTGTATTACTTTCTAGTTTAATTTATAGGCCCATTACTTATGTAATGTTTGCCCTACTCTTTATTTCTGTATTTATTCTAGCCTTTATAGGAATGATATATTCCGGAATATCAGGCGTAAAGAAGGCTCGTGTAGAACAAGATAAAATTAATAAAAAATATGATATTGAGGCAACACCTATCTGGAAGAAACTTCTAGGTTACCTAGCTGTTTTAGTAGTTATAATTGCTTTATATTACGTTGGCTTTTATGCCATTTTCTTTTTGCTTTTTGCCATTCCATTTCTAAAATTTATACTACCCAATACTAAAAGTAGATTCTTAAAATACCAAAGTACGCTGCCTACCTCTAAAATTAGATCTGTGGCAATGGGCTTAGCGGAAATTGAAGGAAAATTAAGAACCATTGAGCATTTAGAATCGCCCATAGGTTCCATACCATGTATTGGGTATAGGTATAAAATAGAAAATATTAGTACGGATAAAGATGGAGACAAAAGCTACAGTAGTATTTTTGATGAGATTAAATGTAATACATTTTATGTCTTAGACGAGACAGGAATTATTAAGGTAATACCAGATAAAATAGAATTTGTATACGTATCAGAATATGATTCATATATAGGGTCAGGTAAACGATATACCCAATATTTATTGCAAGAAAATGATAGTGTGTTACTTATAGGAAAGGCAAGTATACAGTCCGATAATGAACCAATATTTGAGTATGAAAATATAAAAAAAGTATTTGCAATTGCTCCTTCAGAAAATGTAAAACATTATAATACGTTTAAACCATTGTTAAATTCGCTTACACTTTTTTGCTCATTCTTTGGTTTTTTAGTAGCGGTAGTATTAGTGACACCTATAGATATTACAAAACATAAAATAAGTATTAGCGAACCACAATTTTTCGATTCAAATCAAACGGAATCCATCTATGAAATTGAATATGATAGCGCTACGGAAACTGACGGTTCCTATGAAGAAAATGAAGACTTTAATCCACAAAGAGCAAATAATCCTTATAATTCACCATATCAAGATTCTGAACCAACTAACTAA
- the msrA gene encoding peptide-methionine (S)-S-oxide reductase MsrA, translating to MSALKKAYIAGGCFWGMEDLFRVRPGIKDTEVGYIGGENENPTYHNHTSHAEGIELTYDPTETSFKEILDYFFRIHNPTTVDQQGNDRGASYRSTIFIQNEEEKAIAEEVIAIVNASGRWEGDAVTTLEPYTTFWLAEPEHQDFLLKRPNGYTCHFERFATFL from the coding sequence ATGAGTGCATTAAAAAAAGCATATATCGCCGGTGGATGTTTTTGGGGAATGGAAGATTTGTTTAGAGTTCGCCCAGGCATAAAAGATACTGAGGTGGGTTATATTGGTGGCGAAAATGAAAACCCTACCTATCATAATCATACGAGCCATGCAGAAGGAATAGAACTTACCTATGACCCTACAGAAACATCATTTAAAGAAATATTAGATTATTTCTTTAGAATTCATAACCCAACAACTGTAGACCAACAAGGAAATGATCGTGGTGCTAGTTACAGATCAACAATATTCATTCAAAATGAAGAAGAGAAAGCTATAGCCGAAGAGGTTATTGCTATTGTAAATGCATCAGGACGATGGGAAGGAGATGCCGTAACAACCTTAGAGCCTTACACCACCTTTTGGTTAGCAGAACCAGAACATCAAGATTTTTTATTGAAAAGGCCTAATGGATATACCTGCCATTTTGAGCGCTTTGCTACATTCTTATAA